The window TTTCACAAACATTATTAGTGTTGCAAAGCTTACCGGCTGTGACGCCATCCATCCTGGCTACGGCTTTTTGGCTGAGAATGCAGCATTTGCAGAATTGTGCAGGGAATGTAACATTACATTTGTCGGACCAAGTCCGGAAGCGATAAACAAAATGGGAACAAAGGATATCGCCCGTCAGACAATGAAAGAAGCAGGTGTACCGATTGTTCCGGGCTCGGAAGGTATTATTAAAGATAACGACGAGGCAATTGCGCTGGCAGAAACGATTGGCTATCCAGTAATCATTAAGGCTACTGCAGGCGGCGGCGGGAAAGGTATCCGGATTGCCAGAGACGAGCAGGATTTAATCAAGGGAATTAATATTACACAGCAGGAAGCAATGACCGCATTCGGAAATCCGGGAGTTTATATCGAAAAGTATATTGAAGATTTCCGCCATGTAGAGATTCAAGTACTTGCCGATACTTACGGAAATACGATTCATTTAGGTGAGAGGGATTGTTCCATTCAAAGGCGCCTTCAAAAACTTCTTGAAGAAACTCCATCTCCTGCCCTGGATTCTGAAATGAGGGCTGAAATGGGTGCGGCAGCGGTAAAAGCAGCAAAAGCGGTTGATTATACAGGCGCAGGTACTGTAGAATTTATATATGATTACCGCAATCGCAAGTTCTACTTTATGGAAATGAACACTAGGATACAGGTTGAGCATCCCGTTACCGAAATGGTTACCGGAGTCGATCTAATTAAAGAACAAATCAAGGTTGCATCTGGTGAGGAATTGCCATTAAGCCAGGAAGAAGTCACTTTTACAGGCTGGGCAATCGAATGCCGGATTAATGCCGAAAATCCTGAAAAGAACTTCATGCCTTCAGCCGGGAAAATAAAAATGTATTTGCCGCCTGGCGGGATTGGGGTTAGGGTTGATTCTGCGGCCTATCCGGGCTATACAATTCCTCCTTATTATGATTCAATGATTGCGAAGGTTATCACATATGGCAGTACCCGGGAAGAAGCGATTGCAAGGATGAAAAGGGCCCTTTCTGAATTTGCTGTGGAAGGGATCCATACAACAATACCATTCCATTTAAGGCTTCTTGAGCACAAGCAATTCGTGGAAGGGGAATTCAACACCAAGTTCCTGGAGCTTTATGATGTGATGAAATCCTAGAGATACGCGGAGGTGTCTGGAATGAATGAAAACAGTATTTTGGAAATGAGCGAAGGCATGAGTGGCCACGGCAAGGTGGAAATTGCACCTGAAGTTATTGAAGTCATTGCAGGGATTGCTGCTTCAGAGGTTGAAGGAGTTGCATCGATGAGAGGCAATTTTGCCACTGGAGTTGTTGAAAAGCTTGGTAAAAAGAATCACGGAAAAGGAATCAAGGTTGAACTGACTGAATCCGGAATCAAGGTAGATGTTTTCTGCATGATGAAATTTGGAGTATCGATTCCTTCTGTTGCACAAAAAGTACAGGATAATATCCGCCAGACATTGATGAACATGACAGCTCTCACAGCCGAAGAAGTCAATGTCCATATCGTTGGTATCCAATTCGAAACCGTGAAGCAGGAAATGCCTGAAGTAGAACAAGAAATGTAGGCTTCAGCTTACTTTCTTGATGAACGGGAAAAATAGAAAATGGGGGCCGAGGCTAAATGCTTCTGCCCTTTTTTTATTGGGTATATGGTCCAGCGTTTGTCAGTCTGTTTTCCCTTTTGGTCTCGACTTTGGAATACCGGGATGCCTTTTTTCGCATTTGGTGAAACTATCTGCAGAGTTTTCATCCATTGCAGTGCATTCATCTTTTCTGTATGCTATTATTTTCAAGGGGATAGCAAAACAAGCATCCCAATTTATGACTATTTGCGCAATTTACTGATTTGCGATTAATTTATAAAGGAGCTAATTGTATAATGAAGAGAAGGACAGCCAGGGAAAAGGCACTTCAGGCGCTTTTTCAAATCGACGTAAGTGATGCGGAACCAACTGCAGCAATAGAACATGTACTTGAGGAAGAACAGGGAGATTCGTACTTGTCAAGGCTTGTAAATGGGACGGTCGAACATAAGCAGGAAATTGATGGCTTAATTACAAGGAACCTGGAGAAGTGGTCTTTGGAAAGGCTCGCTGCTGTTGATAGAAACCTGCTCCGCCTAGGAGTTTTTGAATTAAAGTATTGTTCTGAAGAAGTGCCTGCAAATGTTGTATTGGATGAGGCAATTGAAATTGCAAAGCTTTATGGAGACGATCAATCAAGTAAATTCATCAATGGCGTCCTATCAAAGGTTAAGCAGCAATTGATTTAAAGATGAATAATGATTGGCGGCTCCTACAAAAGGGGAGGAATCGGGATGGCAGCTAAATTGATTGATGGTAAAGAAATTGCCAAGAAGAAACGGCAGGAAATTGCCCAAAAGGTTAAGGAATTAAAAGAGAGGGACATCCACCCTGGACTAGCTGTAATTCTAGTCGGAGATAACCATGCTTCTCGGACCTATGTCAAAAACAAGGAAAAAGCCTGCAATGAAGCTGGTATCAATTCGTTTATGTTTGAACTTCCCGCATCTATCTCGCAGGAGCAGCTTTTGGAAAAAATATCAGAACTTAACCATGATGAAAAAGTTCATGGCATCCTTGTACAGCTTCCGCTTCCTGCACATATAGAGGAAAAAACAGTAATTGAGGCAATTGCTCCAAATAAGGATGTCGATGGCTTCCATCCGATAAATATTGGCCGGATGATGACCGGGCAGGATGCCTTCCTTCCATGCACACCATACGGTATCCTCGTTTTAATGGAGGAAATCGGCCTTGAAATAACCGGAAAGCATGTAGTTATAGTCGGCAGGAGTAATATTGTCGGAAAACCAGCGGGACAGCTTTTCCTCAACAAAAATGCTACTGTTACATATTGCCATTCAAGGACCAAGGATCTTGAATTCCACACTCGCCAGGCAGATATCCTCGTATCAGCAATTGGAAAACCAAACTTTATCCGCGCAAGCCACATCAAGGAAGGCGCAGCAGTCATTGATGTTGGAATTAACAGAAATGAAGCAGGTAAACTTTGCGGGGATGTGCATTTTGAAGAGGTTGCTGAAAAGGCAGGCTATATAACCCCTGTTCCTGGAGGAGTAGGGCCAATGACCATTACAATGCTATTATTTAATACTTTGAAAGCAGCGAGCCAGTCAAAGCCTGTGCTTTCAAGGGCATAAATGTAAATATTCCATCAATGGTGACCTTTCACTGATGGTCAGTCTTGCAAAGCCCGAATACTGAACCAATGGGAAATCTTGTTCAGCACTCGGATCTTTAGGAACACTTGGCCTTTAAAGTGAAAAGTCCTTAGAACCAGGATAAAGTAAGGAAAAGCCTCTTGCCTAAGGGTTGAATTTCTTATTCGTGACGAATGAGAAATGTGACCTTATAATGGAAGGGGCTGTTTTTTTAAAGGTTTTTTTAATAAACTAGTTGGGATGGGGAGCATTGGATTGAATTCGGCCCCATAAAACCAGCAACCGTTAAGAAGGATTCTAATCGACAGCCAAAACGGAGTGGAAATCTACAGGCTTGTTTAACATAGCCAAAAATTTTTAGATTTTATTGAAGGGGAGTACATTCCCATGCAGGATAATAACCGATATTTAACTATTACTGCTCTGACAAAGTACATAAAGAGGAAATTTGATGCGGATCCGCATTTGCAGGATATTTTTATCAAAGGTGAAATTTCCAACCTAAAGCAGCATTCCAGCGGGCATATGTATTTAACCCTGAAGGACGAGCGCTCCAGAATTCTTGCTGTCATGTTTGCCAGCAATTCCAGAAGCTTGAAATTTGCG is drawn from Bacillus sp. FJAT-18017 and contains these coding sequences:
- a CDS encoding Asp23/Gls24 family envelope stress response protein, which gives rise to MNENSILEMSEGMSGHGKVEIAPEVIEVIAGIAASEVEGVASMRGNFATGVVEKLGKKNHGKGIKVELTESGIKVDVFCMMKFGVSIPSVAQKVQDNIRQTLMNMTALTAEEVNVHIVGIQFETVKQEMPEVEQEM
- the nusB gene encoding transcription antitermination factor NusB: MKRRTAREKALQALFQIDVSDAEPTAAIEHVLEEEQGDSYLSRLVNGTVEHKQEIDGLITRNLEKWSLERLAAVDRNLLRLGVFELKYCSEEVPANVVLDEAIEIAKLYGDDQSSKFINGVLSKVKQQLI
- the accC gene encoding acetyl-CoA carboxylase biotin carboxylase subunit produces the protein MIKKLLIANRGEIAVRIIRACRDMGIDSVAVFSEADRESLHVQLADEAYCIGPKSSKDSYLNFTNIISVAKLTGCDAIHPGYGFLAENAAFAELCRECNITFVGPSPEAINKMGTKDIARQTMKEAGVPIVPGSEGIIKDNDEAIALAETIGYPVIIKATAGGGGKGIRIARDEQDLIKGINITQQEAMTAFGNPGVYIEKYIEDFRHVEIQVLADTYGNTIHLGERDCSIQRRLQKLLEETPSPALDSEMRAEMGAAAVKAAKAVDYTGAGTVEFIYDYRNRKFYFMEMNTRIQVEHPVTEMVTGVDLIKEQIKVASGEELPLSQEEVTFTGWAIECRINAENPEKNFMPSAGKIKMYLPPGGIGVRVDSAAYPGYTIPPYYDSMIAKVITYGSTREEAIARMKRALSEFAVEGIHTTIPFHLRLLEHKQFVEGEFNTKFLELYDVMKS
- the folD gene encoding bifunctional methylenetetrahydrofolate dehydrogenase/methenyltetrahydrofolate cyclohydrolase FolD, with translation MAAKLIDGKEIAKKKRQEIAQKVKELKERDIHPGLAVILVGDNHASRTYVKNKEKACNEAGINSFMFELPASISQEQLLEKISELNHDEKVHGILVQLPLPAHIEEKTVIEAIAPNKDVDGFHPINIGRMMTGQDAFLPCTPYGILVLMEEIGLEITGKHVVIVGRSNIVGKPAGQLFLNKNATVTYCHSRTKDLEFHTRQADILVSAIGKPNFIRASHIKEGAAVIDVGINRNEAGKLCGDVHFEEVAEKAGYITPVPGGVGPMTITMLLFNTLKAASQSKPVLSRA